A genome region from Carassius gibelio isolate Cgi1373 ecotype wild population from Czech Republic chromosome A23, carGib1.2-hapl.c, whole genome shotgun sequence includes the following:
- the LOC127944559 gene encoding thyrotropin subunit beta produces the protein MRMKMLFCSLLFVLGGDVLLACSLKNYTLYVERHECGHCMAVNTTMCSGMCFTQDTNLRGFVGKRFLIQRGCMHRSVVYHSAKMPGCPVHIDPLFFYPVARRCRCTKCNTTRNECVYKPKHTPSKCSEHLRAV, from the exons ATGAGGATGAAGATGTTGTTTTGCAGTCTGCTGTTTGTGTTGGGAGGAGATGTTCTCCTGGCCTGCTCTCTGAAGAACTACACGCTGTACGTGGAGAGACACGAGTGCGGTCACTGCATGGCCGTCAACACCACCATGTGCAGCGGAATGTGCTTCACACAG gacACAAACCTCAGAGGATTTGTGGGCAAGCGTTTCCTGATTCAGAGAGGATGCATGCATCGTTCTGTGGTCTATCATTCGGCTAAGATGCCCGGCTGTCCTGTCCACATCGACCCGCTCTTCTTTTATCCGGTGGCACGCCGGTGCCGCTGCACAAAATGCAACACTACCAGGAACGAGTGTGTTTACAAGCCCAAACACACTCCCAGCAAATGCTCCGAGCACCTGCGTGCCGTCTGA